A genomic segment from Streptomyces sp. NBC_01233 encodes:
- a CDS encoding bifunctional [glutamine synthetase] adenylyltransferase/[glutamine synthetase]-adenylyl-L-tyrosine phosphorylase, whose product MTVPGRRSSTFIRLLRSGFTDPSAAARLLDAEALAAVRADPVLLDALGATADPDLALLGLVRLAEAQPSGELPGLLDTLVSAKPLRDRLLGVLGASEALGDHLARHPRDWLTLVTYEAADLHPGLPEFERGLADAHDPVALRVAYRRCLLSIAARDVCGTIDVAETAAELADLATATLRAALRIASAAAPEDAAQCRLAVIAMGKCGGNELNYVSDVDVIFVGEAVNGTDEGKGIQAATRLASHLMRICSETTVEGTIWPVDANLRPEGRNGPLVRTLASHIAYYQRWAKTWEFQALLKARAVAGDPDLGGQYVDAITPLVWQAAERENFVPDVQKMRRRVVDNIPAAQVDRELKLGPGGLRDVEFAVQLLQLVHGRSDATLHSGTTLDALHALAAGGYVGRADAAQLHDAYRFLRAMEHRIQLYRLRRTHLVPEDENDLRRLGRSMGLRTEPVAELNKAWRRHASVVRRLHEKLFYRPLLDAVAQLTPGETRLSPRAAGQRLEALGYADPAAALRHLEALASGVTRKAAIQRTLLPVMLGWFADSADPDAGLLNFRKVSDALGKTPWYLRLLRDEGAAAENLARVLSAGRLAPDLLMRAPEAVALLGDPEGLQPRTHEALEQEVMAAVGRAETAEAGVAAARGVRRRELFRTTAADIIGSYGTEDNPAEDDHGALVDRVGGAVSDLTAATVAGALRAAVQNHYGDMLPTRFAVIGVGRFGGHELGYGSDADVLFVHEPREGVDEQEAAKAAQTVIAEMRRLLQLPTADPPLLIDADLRPEGRSGPLARTFSSYAAYYRRWSLTWESQALLRAEPVAGDADLGSRFIELVDPLRYPMEGLGEDAVREIRRLKARMESERLPRGADPTLHTKLGRGGLSDVEWTVQLIQMQHAWAEPGLRTTRTREALAAAHAAGLIPTDEAQILDEAWVLATRVRNAVMLVRGRAGDTFPSEARELGAVGRYLGYAEGTVGEMLDDYRRITRRARAVVDELFYGA is encoded by the coding sequence ATGACAGTCCCGGGACGCAGGAGCAGCACCTTCATCCGGCTGCTCCGCAGCGGTTTCACCGACCCGTCCGCCGCCGCCCGGCTGCTCGACGCCGAAGCGCTGGCGGCCGTACGCGCCGATCCGGTGCTGCTCGACGCCCTCGGGGCGACCGCCGACCCCGACCTCGCCCTCCTCGGACTCGTCCGCCTCGCAGAGGCGCAGCCGTCCGGCGAGCTCCCCGGCCTCCTCGACACCCTCGTCAGCGCCAAACCGCTGCGCGACCGCCTCCTCGGCGTGCTCGGCGCCTCCGAGGCCCTCGGCGACCACCTCGCCCGCCATCCCCGCGACTGGCTGACCCTCGTCACCTACGAGGCCGCCGACCTGCACCCCGGACTCCCCGAGTTCGAGCGCGGGCTCGCGGACGCGCACGACCCCGTCGCCCTGCGCGTCGCCTACCGCCGCTGCCTGCTCTCCATCGCCGCCCGCGACGTCTGCGGCACCATCGACGTCGCCGAGACCGCCGCCGAGCTCGCCGACCTCGCCACCGCCACCCTGCGCGCGGCGCTGCGCATCGCCTCCGCCGCCGCCCCCGAGGACGCGGCGCAGTGCCGCCTCGCCGTCATCGCGATGGGCAAGTGCGGCGGCAACGAGCTCAACTACGTCTCCGACGTCGACGTGATCTTCGTCGGTGAGGCGGTCAACGGCACCGACGAGGGCAAGGGCATCCAGGCCGCCACGCGCCTGGCCTCCCACCTCATGCGGATCTGCTCCGAGACCACCGTCGAGGGCACCATCTGGCCCGTCGACGCCAACCTCCGCCCCGAGGGCCGCAACGGGCCCCTCGTCCGCACCCTCGCCTCCCACATCGCCTACTACCAGCGCTGGGCCAAGACCTGGGAGTTCCAGGCCCTCCTCAAGGCCCGCGCCGTGGCCGGCGACCCCGACCTCGGCGGTCAGTACGTCGACGCCATAACGCCCCTGGTCTGGCAGGCCGCCGAGCGCGAGAACTTCGTGCCCGACGTCCAGAAGATGCGCCGCCGCGTCGTCGACAACATCCCCGCCGCCCAGGTCGACCGCGAGCTCAAGCTCGGCCCGGGCGGCCTGCGCGACGTCGAGTTCGCCGTCCAGCTGCTCCAGCTCGTGCACGGCCGCAGCGATGCGACCCTGCACTCCGGCACCACCCTCGACGCCCTGCACGCCCTCGCCGCCGGCGGCTACGTCGGGCGCGCCGACGCCGCCCAACTGCACGACGCGTACCGCTTCCTGCGCGCCATGGAGCACCGCATCCAGCTCTACCGGCTGCGCCGCACCCACCTCGTCCCCGAGGACGAGAACGACCTGCGGCGCCTGGGCCGCTCCATGGGCCTGCGCACCGAGCCCGTCGCCGAACTCAACAAGGCCTGGCGCCGGCACGCCTCCGTCGTCCGCCGCCTGCACGAGAAGCTCTTCTACCGGCCGCTGCTCGACGCCGTCGCCCAGCTCACCCCCGGCGAGACCCGGCTCTCCCCGCGCGCCGCGGGCCAGCGCCTCGAAGCCCTCGGGTACGCCGACCCGGCCGCCGCCCTGCGCCACCTCGAAGCGCTCGCCTCCGGCGTCACCCGCAAGGCCGCCATCCAGCGCACCCTGCTGCCGGTGATGCTCGGCTGGTTCGCCGACTCCGCCGATCCGGACGCCGGCCTGCTGAACTTCCGCAAGGTCTCCGACGCCCTCGGCAAGACCCCCTGGTACCTGCGGCTGCTGCGCGACGAGGGCGCCGCCGCCGAGAACCTCGCCCGCGTCCTGTCCGCCGGCCGCCTCGCCCCCGACCTGCTGATGCGCGCTCCCGAGGCCGTGGCCCTGCTGGGCGACCCCGAGGGCCTGCAGCCCCGTACGCACGAGGCCCTCGAACAGGAGGTCATGGCCGCCGTCGGACGCGCCGAAACCGCCGAGGCCGGCGTCGCCGCCGCCCGCGGTGTGCGCCGCCGCGAGCTCTTCCGCACGACGGCGGCCGACATCATCGGCTCGTACGGTACGGAGGACAATCCGGCCGAGGATGACCACGGCGCCCTCGTCGACCGGGTCGGCGGCGCCGTCTCCGACCTCACGGCCGCCACCGTCGCCGGAGCCCTGCGCGCCGCCGTCCAGAACCACTACGGCGACATGCTGCCCACCCGCTTCGCCGTGATCGGCGTCGGCCGCTTCGGCGGGCACGAGCTCGGCTACGGATCCGACGCCGACGTCCTCTTCGTCCACGAACCCCGCGAGGGCGTCGACGAACAGGAGGCCGCCAAGGCCGCCCAGACCGTCATCGCCGAGATGCGCCGGCTGCTCCAGCTGCCCACCGCCGACCCGCCGCTCCTCATCGACGCCGACCTGCGCCCCGAAGGCCGCTCCGGCCCGCTGGCGCGCACGTTCTCCTCCTACGCCGCCTACTACCGGCGCTGGTCCCTGACCTGGGAGAGCCAGGCCCTGCTGCGCGCCGAACCCGTCGCGGGCGACGCCGACCTCGGCAGCCGCTTCATCGAGCTCGTCGACCCGCTGCGCTACCCGATGGAAGGCCTCGGCGAGGACGCCGTACGCGAGATCCGCCGGCTCAAGGCCCGCATGGAGTCGGAGCGGCTGCCGCGCGGCGCCGACCCGACCCTGCACACCAAACTCGGCCGCGGCGGCCTCAGCGACGTCGAGTGGACCGTGCAGCTGATCCAGATGCAGCACGCCTGGGCCGAACCGGGCCTGCGGACCACCCGTACCCGCGAGGCGCTCGCGGCCGCCCACGCGGCCGGACTGATCCCGACCGACGAGGCGCAGATCCTCGACGAGGCCTGGGTCCTGGCGACCCGGGTCCGCAACGCTGTGATGCTGGTCCGCGGCCGCGCCGGGGACACCTTCCCGTCGGAGGCCCGCGAACTCGGGGCGGTCGGCCGCTACCTCGGATACGCCGAAGGCACGGTCGGGGAGATGCTGGACGACTACCGGCGCATCACCCGCCGTGCGCGGGCGGTGGTCGACGAGCTGTTCTACGGCGCGTAG